The window AAGGGCTGGGGCGAGAAGGACAACGAGACATCCAGCCCGTCTTACGTGGAGGTCTCCGCGACGCCGTCCGCGACCGTCACCGTGAAACAGGGCGACGAGGTCGTAGGGACGGTCAAATGGGGGGACGTTGTAGAGCAGGGCATCGTGGACACCCCGCAGGTGGCGGTCCAGCTAATCGACCCCGGCAAGAACTGGGTGCACGTTACCGTGGTTGACGATGAGACGGGCCGACCCATCCCGTGCCGCGTCCACTTCCGCTCCCCGGAAGGCGTTCCCTTCCAGCCGCACGGCCACCACAACCAGGTGAACTCCAACCTGAACACGTTCCACAACGATATCGGCGGCGACGCCCGCCTCGGCCACATAACGTACGCCTATATCGACGGGAAGTGCCAGGGGTGGCTCCCACGCGGCGACGCGATAGTGGACATCGCCCGCGGCTACGAGTACGAGCCGCTGAGGACAAAGGTGCACATCAGTCCCGGCCAGCGCGAGCTGACGTTGCGCCTGAAGCGCTGGACGAACATGAACCGCAAGGGCTGGTACAGCGGCGACTCCCACGTCCACTTCGTTTCGGCCAGCGGCGCGCACCTGGAGTCCGCCGCCGAGGACCTGAACGTCGTTAACCTTCTCCAGTCGCAGTGGGGATCCCTGTTCACCAATACGGAGGACTTCACCGGCGGGCCCAGCGTCTCCAAGGACGGCCGCCACATAATCTACGTCGGCCAGGAGAACCGGCAGCACCTGATGGCCCACATGAACCTTTGGGGCCTGAAGAAGCCCATCATGCCGTGGTGTTCGGACGGCCTGGGGGAGGCGGAAATAGGTGGACCGCTCGAGACCGTGGCGGCCTGCTGGGCGGACGAGGCCCATGCCCAGGGTGGCTGGGTGGTGCAGCCGCACTTCCCGACGCCGAACGGGGAGTCCGCCGCGCTCATCGCAACCGGCAGGCTGGACGGTATCGAAATGGTCCGACAGACCTGGTTCAACCACAACGAGTGGTACCGCTATCTCAACGGCGGTTACCGGCTGCCGCTCGTTGGGGGGACGGACAAAATGTCCTCGGACGTCCCTGTTGGGCTTTACCGCACCTACGCGAAGCTGCCCCCGGACGAGCAGTTCACCTATGAAGGCTGGTGCAAGAGCGTCGCCGCCGGACGCACGTTCCTGAGCAGCGGCCCCATGATCGGCCTGGCGGTCGAGGGGCAGGGCATCGGTGAGACCGTCCGCATCAGCGGCCCCGGCAAGGTCTTCGTGGAGGCATGGGCGGAGAGCATCTTCCCCTTGCACACCCTCCAGATCGTCAACGCGGGCAGGGTGGTGGCAGAGGCCAGTTCAAAGAACGGCGCCCGCCGTCTGGAGCTGCGACAGGAGATAGCGGTTGAGAAAAACACCTGGCTCGCAGCGCGGGCGGGTGGGCCGGATTACTTCGGAACAATCTCTACCGCTTTACTCTCTCCCTCTACCCCTTCACTCACTCATCTCGACTTTTTTACGCGACGGATCTTCGCCCACACGTCTCCGGTCTACGTCGCCTGCGGGGGCGACTGGTGGATGTTCGACCGCAACACCGCCCGTTATATGCTAACCATGATCGAAGGCGACATTGAGTACATCCGCAACCGGTCGGTGCAGCACCGCCATGGGAGCATCACCCATCATCACGGCGAGCCGGACCACATGGCGTACCTCCAGCGGCCCTTCCATGAGGCCAGGCAGGCTATCCTGGACCGGATGCACCGCCTCGGGGTAACGCTGTAGCAGTACCGCGCATGCCTCTTTCGGCTTAGCAAGTCCCTCCTAGACCGTTTGGCCGCCCAAAATCGTCCGAACCGGCACATCTCCGTAATGCGCCGCCGTTTCAATAATGGGGTATCGTCCAGCGCTCCTCCGCCCTTTAGGCTAACCGGGAATTGTAATTCGGGTATCCGTAACGCCAATTCGGCATGGAGGTGAAGTATGGCTATGGGTTATCCGCCGAGAAAGCGGCGTGAAAGGCATGAATACGAGGAGACCGAGACGGTCGTCCGCGACGATGTAGACACCGAAGCCAGGACCGTTGTTACGGAGCGCACGGTACCGGCGAGTGAAGTGGACCACGAGAGGGCATATGAGAGGGCGCCCTGGAGCCCGGCCAAGCTGGTGGCGCTGGCGATAGGCATCGGCCTGACGGTATTTGGACTCCTGTCATTCATTGGCTCGGGGTTCCAGAGCTTCACAGACCACATAACGGTGGCCGGAATTCATCACACGCCGATGATGGGCGCCATTGAGTTCGTTTTCGGACTTCTGATGATAATGGCAGGCGCAATGCCTGGCGCGAGCCGGGGGCTGATGACCATGTTCGGAGCGGTATCTTTGGCATGGGGTATGGTGGTCATGGTAAGGGGCGATGCGTTCCACGAGTCTCTCGGCATGCACCCCGAGTACGGCTGGGCGTACTTCCTTCTCGGAGGCGTCTAGCTCATTGCCGCCATTGCCGCGCCTATTATCTGGGGCCGCGACCGCGTCGTGAGGCGCTACTAGTGTCAGGAACGGTGGTCCAATCTGCGTCCAGGTGGCGTTTTGGAATTACAGGAGGTAAGCAATGCTTGGCATCCTGATTTTCGCAGTGTTGATAGTCTTGCTTCTGGCCGCGTTGCCGACGTACTCGTACAGCCGGGACTAGGGCTACTTCCCCAGCGGCATCTTCGCGGCCGTTCTGATTATCTTCGTCATTCTGCTCGTCGCCGGAGTTGTCGACATCGACTTCGGCAGGAGCGTCCCGGCCAGCCCCAGCGGCACGCTTAGATAGCCGCACTGGCCCGTCGGTGGACCATTGAGAACGAATAGAGGCATCCACAACCGGATGCCTCTATTCGTTCCAAACCTCAATTTCAGACCGCTACGGCCCGCCTGCCTCTTCCTCCCTGTGCACCTCAACTTCGAACTCGTAAGACTGGCCCTGCACCTTCGCCGTGACACGCCTGCTCCGGGATGTCGTGGTCGAGCCGTTCAGGCTCACGTGGCCTACGGCGTCTCCGCCCTCATCGACCACCTCATAAACATCTCTGCCAATCGTCACTTTCAGCCTTGGGGGGACCACCATCCGCCGCAGCGCCGCGAAGATGGACTCCCGCTCCCTGTAGATCTGGTGAGCGGCCTCGACCGTAATCGTCTTGAATGAGACGGTCTGGCCGGGCAACGCCTGCGCTACCTTGCTCAGGTCCGTGCTGATTACCGTGGCGATCTTCGTGTAACCGCCCGTGGTGCCCCTGTCCGCAAGGAGGATCATCGGCCTGCCGTCGCCCGGCGCCTGTATAGCGCCCGGCGCGTTGCCGTCGGAGACGATATCCGCCCCCTTGACGTGCGAGAGCTTGTGCCCGTCCAGCCGGTATCCCATCCTGTCGGAGTCGAGCCCTATCGAGAAGCGGGCCGAAAGCAGTGTGGAGAGCGACTCCGCAGTGAACCTGTCGTCCTGGGGTCCTGCCACGACGCGGAGCTCGTGGTGTCCGCCGTAGGCCGGGGCTATGTAGCCGGGAGGCAGCGCGATGGGCTCGAAGGCGGAGCCGTGTGGGGACGGCAGTGTGGACAGCACGTCCCCGGGCTTGAGCGGCCTGCCTTCGTGTCCGCCTATCCCCGCCTTGACGT of the SAR202 cluster bacterium genome contains:
- a CDS encoding biotin-dependent carboxyltransferase family protein; the encoded protein is MSNPAIQVIESGMLTTVQDRGRIGYQRFGVPVSGAMDEFALRVANVLAGNDQNAAALEITVLGPRVRFLQDTMIALTGGDLSPQINDEPAPMWKTVAVARDSVLSFGAVQDGTRAYLAIAGGIDVPVVMGSRSTYVKAGIGGHEGRPLKPGDVLSTLPSPHGSAFEPIALPPGYIAPAYGGHHELRVVAGPQDDRFTAESLSTLLSARFSIGLDSDRMGYRLDGHKLSHVKGADIVSDGNAPGAIQAPGDGRPMILLADRGTTGGYTKIATVISTDLSKVAQALPGQTVSFKTITVEAAHQIYRERESIFAALRRMVVPPRLKVTIGRDVYEVVDEGGDAVGHVSLNGSTTTSRSRRVTAKVQGQSYEFEVEVHREEEAGGP